A window of Staphylococcus lloydii genomic DNA:
AAACCATCCAATGCTTAAACAACGTGAAGTTAAAAGACGTGGTTACTTAGTCATTACTAGTGACAAAGGTTTAGCAGGTGCTTATAATGCCAATGTTTTAAAACATCTAATTAAAGACATGAATGAGAATCATAAAGACAATGATGATTATTCATTAGTAGTATTAGGTCAAACTGGTGTGGATTTTTTAACAAATAAAGGCTATCGCATTGATGACTCTTTAACGGAAGTGCCGGATCAACCTTCTTTCAAAAGCGTTCAAGCTATTGCTGAAAAGGCGATTGATTTATATAGTGATGAAGATATCGATGAATTAACGATTTATTTCAGTCATTTTGTCAATGTTTTAGAAAATAAACCTTCGAAGAAAAAGGTACTTCCATTATCTCCAGAAGATTCAAGTCTTGGGCATGGTCAAATGTCTTCTTACGAATTTGAGCCAGACAAAGAATCTATATTGAGCGTTATCTTACCTCAATACGTGGAAAGCTTAATATATGGAACAATCTTAGATGCAAAAGCAAGTGAACACGCTGCACGAATGACTGCAATGAAAAATGCATCAGATAACGCATCTGATCTTATTGATGATTTATCATTAGAATATAACAGAGCGAGACAAGCAGAAATCACCCAACAAATTACTGAAATTGTCGGTGGTTCAGCTGCACTTGAATAGAATTAAAAGGAGGATACAAAAAATGGGAGTAGGCCGTGTGACCCAAATTATGGGGCCAGTCGTAGACGTTCGTTTTGAACACAACGAAGTGCCTGAAATTAATAATGCCTTAGTATTAGATGTTGAAAATGGCGAAGAAACGACATCATTAACATTAGAAGTGGCTATCCAATTAGGCGATGACGTCGTTCGTACAATTGCTATGGATGGAACTGAAGGTGTTAAACGTGGTACTGAAGTTAAAGATACAGGTAGAAGTATTAGTGTACCAGTTGGAGATGCTACCTTAGGTAGAGTATTCAACGTTCTTGGTGACACAATTGACTTAGACGAAGAAATTGATTCTTCTGTACGTCGTGACCCAATTCATAGACAATCTCCAGCTTTTGACGAATTATCTACTAACGTAGAAATTTTAGAAACTGGTATCAAAGTAGTAGATTTATTAGCACCATACCTTAAAGGTGGAAAAATTGGTCTTTTCGGTGGTGCAGGTGTAGGTAAAACAGTTTTAATCCAAGAATTAATTAATAATATTGCACAAGAACATGGTGGTATTTCAGTTTTCGCAGGTGTTGGAGAGCGTACACGTGAAGGTAACGACTTATACTTCGAAATGAGTGATAGTGGCGTTATTAAAAAGACAGCTATGGTCTTCGGACAAATGAACGAACCACCTGGCGCACGTATGCGTGTTGCTTTATCAGGATTAACTATGGCTGAATATTTCCGTGATGAAGAAGGTAAAGACGTACTATTATTCATCGATAATATCTTCAGATTTACACAAGCCGGTTCTGAAGTATCAGCATTGTTAGGTAGACTACCTTCAGCAGTAGGTTATCAACCAACATTAAGTACAGAAATGGGTCAATTACAAGAACGAATTACTTCAACAAATAAAGGTTCTGTAACGTCAATCCAAGCAGTATTCGTACCTGCCGATGACTATACTGACCCAGCGCCAGCCAACGTCTTTGCTCACTTAGACTCTACAACTAACTTAGAACGTAAGTTAACTGAAATGGGTATTTACCCAGCAGTTGATCCACTAGCTTCTACTTCTAGAGCTTTGGAACCTAATATCGTAGGTCAAGAACACTATGACGTTGCTCGTGAAGTACAATCAACGTTACAAAAATATCGTGAATTACAAGATATTATTGCAATCTTAGGTATGGATGAGTTATCTGAAGAGGACAAACAGACAGTTGAACGTGCCCGTCGTATTCAGTTCTTCTTATCTCAAAACTTCCACGTTGCTGAACAATTTACTGGTCAAAAAGGATCATATGTTCCAGTTAAACGTACAGTTGCAGACTTCAAAGATATTCTTGAAGGTAAATATGACCATATTCCAGAAGATGCATTTAGACTTGTAGGTAGTATGGATGATGTAATTGAAAAAGCAAAAGATATGGGCGTTGAAGTTTAAAAAATTAGGAGGTATGGATAATGAGTACATTAAGCCTAAATATTGTCACTCCTAATGGCTCAGTTTACGACAGGGATGATGTCGAATTAGCTGTAATGCAAACGACAGCTGGTGAGATTGGTGTTATGTTTGGACACATTCCTACCGTAGCAGCGCTAAAAACTGGCTATGTCAAAATTAATTTTGATGGTGGGTCGGAATTTATCGCAGTGAGTGAAGGTTTTGTTGAAATTAGACAGCATAAACTATCTATTATTGTTCAAACTGCTGAAGCTGCTAAAGACATAGATGTTGATAGAGCACAAACAGCAAAAACAAAAGCCGAATCGCATTTGAATAACGAACAAAATAGCGGTGATCTACATAGAGCTGAGCGCGCACTTGAACGTGCGAATAACAGACTTTATGTTGCTAGTTTAAAATAAATTTATTAAAGAGAAGTTCCTCGAAGGAACTTCTCTTTTTTGTGACTACAAAAATATCTTTGATTAACATGTTTTAAAAAGGGAACGATACATAAAGTCAGACGTTAAAGTTATAATAAAAATAATGACAATATTATTTTAGTGAAAAGTATCTTTTGTAGAATTTTTCGTGTAGAATACTTTAATAGAGACGAATGAGGAGAATTTAATATGGAGTATTTAGGTCAATTTGCGATTATACATTTGATATTACATGTAGTATGTATTTGTATAAGTTATTGGGCATTAAATGTACTCAGATTGGATCAGTTTTTTAAAAAAGGTGACCCTTTAAAGGTACAAGTATGCATGATATTTTTAGCCATATTATTAGGTACTGCAGTAAGTAATTTTATCGTAGATTTATTACAATTTTCTACACAGGTAAAATATTTGTTACAATAATCCAAATAGTTGTTATTTAATTTTGAATATAGATATAATTATGTGGAAGAAAATATTCATATAATAAATGAGATGAAATTGTATATTAAGTGGAGGATAAATGATGGACAAGATAGTTATAAAAAGTGGCAATAAGTTAACAGGAGAGGTAAAGGCTTCAGGAGCAAAAAACGCGGTATTACCAGTTTTAACTGCGTCTTTACTTGCAGCGGAAGGTACAAGCAAATTACTTAATGTACCTGCATTAAGCGACGTAGAAACAATAAATAATGTGATTTCTACATTAAATGCAGAAGTGTCTTATGACAAAGATGGAGAAGCTGTTACTGTTGATGCGACGAAAGATTTATTTGAAGAAGCACCTTACGAATATGTTAGTAAGATGAGAGCAAGTATATTAGTTATGGGCCCTTTATTAGCACGTTTAGGCCATGCTAAAGTTGCATTGCCTGGTGGTTGTGCCATTGGATCAAGACCTATAGAACAACATATTAAAGGTTTTGAGGAACTAGGAGCAGAAATCCATATGGATGGTGGTTTCATTTACGCCAATGCGAAAGATGGACTTAAAGGTACTACGATTCATTTAGACTTCCCAAGTGTAGGTGCGACTCAAAATATTATTATGGCTGCTTCATTGGCTGAAGGTAAAACTGTTTTAGAAAATGTAGCACGTGAGCCAGAAATAGTAGATTTAGCAAACTACATTAATGAAATGGGTGGTAATGTTGTAGGTGCAGGTACCGATACAATCACAATTAATGGTGTAGATAAACTTCACGGTGTAACACATTCTATCATTCCAGACCGTATCGAAGCAGGTACGTTGTTAATTGCTGGTGCAATTACACGCGGTGATGTGTTAGTTAAAGGTGCAATCAAAGAACATATGACTAGCTTAGTCTACAAATTAGAAGAAATGGGAGTTAACCTTGAGTATTCTGACGAAGCCATTCGCGTTAGCGCAGAAGGTGAGTTGAAACCGGTAGACGTTAAAACATTACCACATCCTGGCTTTCCAACTGATATGCAATCACAAATGATGGCATTACTTTTAACAGCTGAGGGTAATAAAGTCGTTACTGAAACAGTATTTGAAAATAGATTTATGCACGTTGCAGAATTCCAACGTATGAATGCTAATATTACTGTAGAAGGTAGAAGTGCAAAAATTCAAGGTAAGAGCCAACTCCAAGGTGCTCAAGTAAAAGCGACAGACTTAAGAGCGGCTGCTGCTTTAATTTTAGCTGGATTAGTTGCAGAAGGAACAACACAAGTAACTGAGCTGAAACACTTAGACCGTGGGTATGTCGATTTACATGGTAAATTGAATTCATTAGGCGCTAACATTGAAAGAATTAACGACTAAATAAAATGTAGTTTATTGGAGGATTTAATAAAATGGAAACTATTTTCGATTATAATCAAATTAAGCAAATCATCCCACATAGACAACCATTTTTATTAATTGATAAAGTGGTTGAATATGAAGAAGGTAAACGTTGCGTTGGTATTAAACAAGTATCAGGCAATGAACCATTTTTCCAAGGTCATTTTCCTGAATATGCAGTTATGCCTGGCGTATTAATTACAGAAGCATTAGCACAAACTGGTGCCGTTGCAATGCTAAATAATGAAGAAAATAAAGGTAAACTTGCGCTTTTTGCTGGTATTGATAAATGCCGTTTTAAACGTCAAGTTGTACCAGGTGATACATTAACTTTAGAAGTAGAAATTACTAAAATTAAAGGCCCTATTGGTAAAGGTAGTGCCAAAGCAACTGTAGATGGACAAGTAGCTTGTAGTTGTGAATTAACATTTGCCTTACAAGATGCTAAATAATAATAAAAAGAGCTTAACTTTTCATAAGTTAAGCTCTTTTTATTTAGTGTTTATCTGGCTTTTCATCTTTTAGACGAGGTTTAGATTGCATTAATCTATTGAAAGAGGTTTTTAATTCGTCTCCCGATAATCCTTCATCTACGAGTTGTTCTAATAAACTTTCGGCATATACTTGTCTTAAAGTATAAATATGACATTCAAAAACGACCGAAATTGATCCATTTAATTTCGTGATGTGTTTAATCGTCGCATCAAATAAAGCTGGGTCATTTGATGGGCGCGTAATGACCACACGAATATCTAATAATGTTTCATTATCCATATATGATTGCATAGTGTCATAATGATAATCTGGAATGACAAGTTCTAACAGCCACCCCGTACCGCTACTTTCTTTATTAATAATGACACCATCTTCCAATTCATATTCAGTTACACCGCCGTTTTCTGAAACGATTTGGAATCTAACAGCTTTAAATGTTTTCATTGCCTCACATCCATTAAAGAAATTTAACTTTTACAATAAATAAGATTATGATGCCATTATAACGTAAATTCAATTTGATAAGCCAATTTTTATAAAATATAGCAAACAATTTTTCCTAGTATTATAATAAACTGGCTTTTGACGCTATTAAGTAACCCAATTATGATATAGCTAACAAGGAGGTGAACTATGATAAATAATATAGTTGTCGTCGGACGACTAACTAAAGATCCACAACTTTTTAGCAAGGACGAAACAGACTACGTTTCATTATGTCTCGCAATAGATAGACCTTATAAGCGCAATGATCAACAGCAAAATTGTGATTTTTTATTTTGTAAGGCTTTTGGAAACAATGCTAAAAATATCTATCGTTACTTATTAAAAGGGGCACTTGTAGGTGTAACTGGCCATATGCGATCTTCTAAATATGAAAAAGAAGGGCAAATGCATTATGTTACTGAAATCATCATTGATACAATCAAATTTATGTCTCCTAAAGTAAAACAACAGCATAACCAAATTATTGAACCATGTAATCAAGACGCTACTGATTTAACATTCTCCTTGAATTAATCTATATAACTGAAATGATTTATCCTCAATTTCAATCACATTAATAAACTAACCACCATTTTTTATCAACCATCATACCAAACTTATCAATCCTATTATAATTATACTTGTTAAAGGCTATTGCATATGTCTAATTATACATATAGCAATAGCTTTTTTGGTTTTATATATGGATAATTTAGTCTTAAATTTAAACAGAAAAATCAGATTTATTACATATGTATTACAAGAAAAACAGAAGTTGATAAATTTTCAAAACTGGCATGAAAGTATAAATTAATTTCAAAAGGTTTTACTTGGCCTTTATTTAATGTAATTACGTTGTAAAAAAATGCCGATTTTTTTTATTTCACTGTAACCTACAGTCTTTTTACAGATGTTACATTGGTAATTGCAAATTGATGATAAAACTAATTACCTTATAGGAGGATTTTTTAAATTATGAAAAAAACATTACTAACTTCAACTATAGCAGTAGGATTAGGCGTAACAGGATTAGCAACTGGACATCATGCAGATGCAGCAGAAACAACTGGAGCTAACCATGCGCACTTAGCAAACTTAGCACAAAATAACCCTTCTGAATTAAATGCAAAACCAGTTCAAGAAGGTTCATATAACATTAACTTTGATCAAAACAATACTAACTATCATTTTTCTTCAAATGGCCAAAGCTGGTCTTGGAGTTATAACGGTTATGGTAATCAAGCAGCTAATACTCAACAAGAACAACCACAACAAAGTGAACAAGCTCAACCACAACAACAAACACAACAAACTCAAGAGCAACCTAAACAACAAGAGCAAACTCAACAAAGTGCTCAAACTCAAGAACAACCTAAACAACAACAAGCACCACAAACTGAACAAACTCAACAACCACAACAAGAATCTACTTCAAGCTCAAATGAATCAAGTTCAAGTGATGACAGCGGTTCTTCAGTAAACGTTAACGGTCACTTAAAACAAATCGCACAACGTGAATCAGGTGGCGACATCCACGCTACAAACCCATCAACTGGTGCATCAGGTAAATATCAATTCCTACAAACTACATGGGATTCAGTAGCACCTGAACAATATAAAGGTCAACCAGCTTCATCAGCTCCAGAATCAGTACAAGATAAAGCAGCAGTGAAATTATACAACACTGAAGGTGCTTCACAATGGGTTACTGCATAATTTAAGTATAAATTATGTAATGTAATATCCAATAAAAGTCCTGTCTATAAAAGACAGGGCTTTTTTTTCTTGCGCTTTTGCAAATTGCACGGGGATTTGTTATCTTTAATAAGAAAACATTATAGTAAAACTACTAGGGGAGCCTTTGGCTGAGATGATTTGATTCAGACCCTTACGACCTGATTTGGTTAGTACCAACGTAGGAAAGTAGTCTGCTGAGCTTGATTTATTAATTATGCCTAGTTAGTACTACATTCTTACGTGGAATGTAGTTTTTTTTATTAGGAGGAATTTTAACAATGACATTTTCACAAGATTTAAGAACAGCAGCAAAACCTATATTAGAAAATATATATAATGACAATTTCATTCAGCATATGCTTGCTGGTGATTTATCGGAAGAAGCAGCAAGATTTTATTTAAGAGCCGATGCATCTTACTTAAAAGAGTTTGCCAATATTTATGCGTTGCTTATTCCAAAAGTATCTACTTTAGAAGACGTAAAATTTTTGGTAGAACAAATACAATTTATCGTGGATGGTGAAGTTGAAGCGCATGAAATAATAGCTAATTATATAGGCGAAGATTACAATGACATTGTACAAGAGAAAGTATGGCCACCAAGCGGGGACCATTATATAAAACATATGTATTATAATGCGTTTAGTAAAGAAAATGCGGCACATACGATAGCGGCGATGGCGCCATGTCCATATGTTTATCAATATATCGCTCGCAAAGCTATAAAAGATGATGCTTTAAACAGAGATTGTGTTTTAGCTCAATGGTTCGATTTTTATAGCACAGAAATGGAAGAGCTCGTTAATGTTTTCGATAGATTATTAGATAAATTAACAGCTCATATTTCACAACAAGAGCGTGACGATATTAAAGAAAGCTATTTACAAAGTACAGTGCATGAACAAAACTTTTTCAATATGGCTTATATACAAGAATCATGGGATTTTGGAGGGAAATAATAATGAATAAACCGAAAATAGCATTAACAATTGCAGGAACTGACCCATCAGGTGGGGCTGGTGTTATGGCAGACTTAAAATCATTCCATGCATGTGGTGTATATGGCATGGCAGCTATAACAAGTATCGTGGCGCAAAATACAAAAGGCGTTCAACATATTCACAATTTGGATCCGCAATGGTTAGAAGAACAGTTAGAAAGTGTTTATGACGATGAATTACCGCATGCTTTAAAAACAGGTATGATTGCGTCTAAACCAATGATGGAATTAATCCAATCATATATATCTAAACACCCAGAAATTCCATACGTTATTGATCCAGTAATGCTTGCTAAAAGTGGGGATTCACTTATGGATGATGAAGGTAAAAAGAATTTAAAGTCTATTTTATTACCACTTGCTACAGTAGCTACGCCTAATATTCCTGAGGCGGAAGAAATTACAGGATTAACAATTAACAATGAAGCTGATGTATACAAGGCTGGTCATATTTTTATAAATGAAATAGGAAGTAAAGGCGTTGTGATTAAAGGTGGTCATGCAAATGATGACAAGCAAAATTCAACCGATTATTTATTTACAAAAGATGAAGTTTATAAATTTACTGAACCACGTTATGACACGCCACACACTCATGGTACAGGTTGTACTTTTTCCGCCGTCATTACTGCGGAATTAGCAAAAGGTAAATCAATACATGAAGCGGTCCAAAAAGCGAAGAAATTTATAGCTATGGCAATTCAATATACACCCGAAATAGGTAAAGGGCGTGGCCCAGTGAACCATTTTGCATATATGAAAAAGGAGGGCTTAGATGATGAATAATTTAGAAACGATTCGTCAACAAAATCCTTTAGTCGTATGTTACACGAATGATGTAGTGAAGAATTTTACTGCTAATGGATTATTAAGCTTAGGTGCTAGTCCTGCTATGAGTGAAGCACCAGAAGAAGCAGAAGATTTCTTTAAAGTGGCTTCAGCACTATTAATTAATATAGGCACACTTAATAAACTTCAAAGTGAAGATATGTTAAAAATCGCGCATATTGCTAATAATTCAGGTGTGCCAATCGTTTTTGATCCTGTAGCAGTAGGGGCTTCTCAATTTAGAAAATCCTTTTGCCATCAATTTTTATCAGAAGTAGATGTAACTGTTATTAAAGGAAATGCTTCAGAGATTTTATCTCTAATAGATGAAGATGCTACGATGAAGGGCACGGATAGTGCAGAAAACTTAGACGTCATTGATATTGCACGACGTGCACAGAAAAAATTTAACACGACAATAGCAATAACAGGCAAAGAAGATATTATTGCTCAAGAAGACAAAATTGTGAAATTATCTAATGGGTCACAATTGTTAACTAAAATAACAGGTGCTGGTTGCCTCTTAGGTGGTGTTATTGCTAGCTTTTTAAATCGTAGTTTAACGCCATCTATTGATAACGTCATTGAAGCTGTATCGATTTTTAATATTGCTGCTGAACAAGCAGAGAGTGAAACAGCATCAATAGGCCCTGGTTCATTTTTAACACGCTTTGTTGATAAGCTATATACGATTGAACACTCTGAATATATGCAGTTAAAACAATTAGAAGAGGTGTAAATAATGTTCCAACCAGATGATTTAAGGCTATACTTCATTTGTGGTACCCAAGATATAAGTAATGAACGTGACATAGTAGATGTAGTCAAAGCGGCTTTAGATGCAGGTATCACAATGTTCCAATTTAGGGAAAAAGGTAAGGGAACATTAATTGGTAAAGAAAAAGAATTACTTGCTATAAAATTAAAAGAATTATGTCGCTCCTATAATGTCCCATTTATAGTAAACGATGATGTTTCTCTAGCAATAGCAATTGATGCTGATGGTATTCATGTTGGACAAGACGATGAAAACGTGTCCCATTTTGCTCAGCAATTTCAACATAAAATAATTGGTTTAAGCGTAGGCAATATTGAAGAATATCAAAATTCTGATTTGGCTCATGTTGACTATATTGGGGTAGGGCCAATGTTTCCGACTTCTTCAAAAGATGACGCAAATGCGCCCGTTGGTCCTGAAATGATTTTAAAACTGCGAGAAAAATTACAAGATTTCCCAATGGTAGGCATTGGAGGTATTTCATTAGCCAACTATAAACAGGTTATGAAAGCTCAAGCCAATGGTGTATCAGTGATTTCAGCAATCGCACAAAGTAATGATATAAAAACAACAGTCCACCAATTTTTACAATAAATTGATTAATAGTGAAAATATTATGTTTTTGATTTTCACTTGCACACTAATATGATAAAATGATTTTTGTGTGAATATATCATTAGAGGTGGAAAAATGAAGAAAAAAGCGCTATTACCTTTACTTTTGGGAGTAATGGTCTTTCTAGCAGGATGTGACTACTCTAAACCGAGCAACAGGAATGGATTCTTCTATAATACATTTGTTGAACCAATGGATAAATTATTACATTGGTTAGGGACTAGTTTTAATAATGACTATGGACTAGCAATTATTGTAATTGTTGTTGCTATACGTATAGTTTTATTACCATTCATGTTATCAAATTATAGAAATAGTCATATGATGCGTGAAAAAATGAAGGTGGCTAAACCGGATATTGATGCGGTTCAAGAGAAGGTTAAACGTTCTCGTACGCAAGAAGAAAAAATGGCTGCCAATCAAGAAATGATGGAAGTTTATAAAAAATATGATATGAACCCTATGAAGAGTATGTTGGGTTGTTTACCAGTGTTAATTCAAATGCCAGTCATTATGGGCTTATATTTCGTTTTGAAATCATCCAGTGGTGGATTTACTGAGCATCCGAATTTCTTATGGTTTGATTTATCTAAACCAGACATTTGGATAACAATTATTGCTGGTATTTTATACTTCTTGCAAGCTTATGTATCAAGTTTAAGTATGCCAAATGAACAACGTCAAATGGGTTACATGATGATGGTTATTTCTCCAATCATGATCGTGTGGATTTCATTAAGTTCTGCTTCAGCACTTGGCTTATATTGGTCAGTCAGTGCCGCATTCTTGATTGTACAAACGCATTTTGCGAACATATACTATTCAAGAGTTGCCAAAAGAGAAGTTGCACCAATGTTAGAAGCAATGAACAAAGACAAAAATGGCGACGGCAACAAAGCGAAAAATACACAAGTTGTATCTAAAAAAGGTAAGAAAAAATAATTAAAGTAAAAGCGTCTTTCAATATTTTGAAAGACGCTTTTTGTATTTGAACTATCTTTTAAGTTACCATTCTTCGAAAAATTGACGAACGAATTGTTGCATGAATGCGTGTCGCTTTTTAGCTATAGCATATGCAGTCTCAGTATGCATTAATTCTTTTAAATTAAATAGCTTTTCATAAAAATGTTTAATAGCAGAAGGTGATAAATTAGCCAAGCTATAAGTATCATTATTTAATGACTGATAGTCTATTTCATCAATCCACATAGGTTCGTCATATGCACCAGCAAATTGGAAAGTACGAGCAATACCGATAGCACCTAATGCATCTAAACGGTCAGCGTCACGGACGATTTGTCCTTCTTTTGATAACACTGTATGATGCTCTTTAGCATGGCTATAACTCATATGATTGATGATATGAAGTATGGCTTCACTATCATTATGATTGATTTGTATTGATGATAAGAATGTACGAAGTTTGTACGTAGCTTCTTCGGTATTTGTTAATTTTGAATCAACCGTATCATGTAGAAGACTTGCCATGTTTATTATAAAGGTATCGACAGGTTGCTCTCGTTGCGCTATATATAAAGCTAAACGTTCAACTCGATTAATATGTGCGATATCATGGCCTGAATAATCATTTTTATGAAACGTAGTCATAAAAGTACGCGCACTATTCAATTGCTCTTGTTGATTCATCTGCTTTCACCTCTATAGTTTATAAAATTGGAGACAATAATCTGGCAATACCTTCTTTGAACTTAACCCATAAGCTACGTTGCGTGTATAGTTCTTTTGTCAGTCTATATGAAACTAAAAGATCTTTTTCGAATTCTGCACGTAATTGTTTTGCGACTTCAGTGTCGTAAATAAAAGCGTTAATTTCAAAATTCAACGTGAAACTTCTATGATCCATATTAGTTGTACCAACGCTAGCAACTTCATCATCAATAATGACGCATTTTGAATGCAAAAAGCCATCTCGATATTGGAAAATATTGACCCCGGCATCTAATAAACTTGCGACGTTGTTATAAGTTGCCCAATAAACAAATGGATGATCAGGCTTATCAGGAATCATAATATTAACATTTACGCCACCTAATGCAGCTATTTTTACTGCATCTAAAAAGGCTTGGTCTGGTATGAAGTAGGGTGATTGTATAAAAATGCTCTTTTTAGCAGAGGAAATCATTTTTAAATAACCATAT
This region includes:
- the atpG gene encoding ATP synthase F1 subunit gamma, which codes for MGSLKEIDTRIKSTKKMKQITKAMNMVSSSKLRRAESNTKLFRPYMDKMQDAITAVAGANQHSNHPMLKQREVKRRGYLVITSDKGLAGAYNANVLKHLIKDMNENHKDNDDYSLVVLGQTGVDFLTNKGYRIDDSLTEVPDQPSFKSVQAIAEKAIDLYSDEDIDELTIYFSHFVNVLENKPSKKKVLPLSPEDSSLGHGQMSSYEFEPDKESILSVILPQYVESLIYGTILDAKASEHAARMTAMKNASDNASDLIDDLSLEYNRARQAEITQQITEIVGGSAALE
- the atpD gene encoding F0F1 ATP synthase subunit beta, translated to MGVGRVTQIMGPVVDVRFEHNEVPEINNALVLDVENGEETTSLTLEVAIQLGDDVVRTIAMDGTEGVKRGTEVKDTGRSISVPVGDATLGRVFNVLGDTIDLDEEIDSSVRRDPIHRQSPAFDELSTNVEILETGIKVVDLLAPYLKGGKIGLFGGAGVGKTVLIQELINNIAQEHGGISVFAGVGERTREGNDLYFEMSDSGVIKKTAMVFGQMNEPPGARMRVALSGLTMAEYFRDEEGKDVLLFIDNIFRFTQAGSEVSALLGRLPSAVGYQPTLSTEMGQLQERITSTNKGSVTSIQAVFVPADDYTDPAPANVFAHLDSTTNLERKLTEMGIYPAVDPLASTSRALEPNIVGQEHYDVAREVQSTLQKYRELQDIIAILGMDELSEEDKQTVERARRIQFFLSQNFHVAEQFTGQKGSYVPVKRTVADFKDILEGKYDHIPEDAFRLVGSMDDVIEKAKDMGVEV
- a CDS encoding F0F1 ATP synthase subunit epsilon is translated as MSTLSLNIVTPNGSVYDRDDVELAVMQTTAGEIGVMFGHIPTVAALKTGYVKINFDGGSEFIAVSEGFVEIRQHKLSIIVQTAEAAKDIDVDRAQTAKTKAESHLNNEQNSGDLHRAERALERANNRLYVASLK
- a CDS encoding DUF1146 family protein; translated protein: MEYLGQFAIIHLILHVVCICISYWALNVLRLDQFFKKGDPLKVQVCMIFLAILLGTAVSNFIVDLLQFSTQVKYLLQ
- the murA gene encoding UDP-N-acetylglucosamine 1-carboxyvinyltransferase is translated as MDKIVIKSGNKLTGEVKASGAKNAVLPVLTASLLAAEGTSKLLNVPALSDVETINNVISTLNAEVSYDKDGEAVTVDATKDLFEEAPYEYVSKMRASILVMGPLLARLGHAKVALPGGCAIGSRPIEQHIKGFEELGAEIHMDGGFIYANAKDGLKGTTIHLDFPSVGATQNIIMAASLAEGKTVLENVAREPEIVDLANYINEMGGNVVGAGTDTITINGVDKLHGVTHSIIPDRIEAGTLLIAGAITRGDVLVKGAIKEHMTSLVYKLEEMGVNLEYSDEAIRVSAEGELKPVDVKTLPHPGFPTDMQSQMMALLLTAEGNKVVTETVFENRFMHVAEFQRMNANITVEGRSAKIQGKSQLQGAQVKATDLRAAAALILAGLVAEGTTQVTELKHLDRGYVDLHGKLNSLGANIERIND
- the fabZ gene encoding 3-hydroxyacyl-ACP dehydratase FabZ, with amino-acid sequence METIFDYNQIKQIIPHRQPFLLIDKVVEYEEGKRCVGIKQVSGNEPFFQGHFPEYAVMPGVLITEALAQTGAVAMLNNEENKGKLALFAGIDKCRFKRQVVPGDTLTLEVEITKIKGPIGKGSAKATVDGQVACSCELTFALQDAK
- a CDS encoding YwpF-like family protein, whose product is MKTFKAVRFQIVSENGGVTEYELEDGVIINKESSGTGWLLELVIPDYHYDTMQSYMDNETLLDIRVVITRPSNDPALFDATIKHITKLNGSISVVFECHIYTLRQVYAESLLEQLVDEGLSGDELKTSFNRLMQSKPRLKDEKPDKH
- a CDS encoding single-stranded DNA-binding protein, whose product is MINNIVVVGRLTKDPQLFSKDETDYVSLCLAIDRPYKRNDQQQNCDFLFCKAFGNNAKNIYRYLLKGALVGVTGHMRSSKYEKEGQMHYVTEIIIDTIKFMSPKVKQQHNQIIEPCNQDATDLTFSLN
- a CDS encoding transglycosylase family protein — translated: MKKTLLTSTIAVGLGVTGLATGHHADAAETTGANHAHLANLAQNNPSELNAKPVQEGSYNINFDQNNTNYHFSSNGQSWSWSYNGYGNQAANTQQEQPQQSEQAQPQQQTQQTQEQPKQQEQTQQSAQTQEQPKQQQAPQTEQTQQPQQESTSSSNESSSSDDSGSSVNVNGHLKQIAQRESGGDIHATNPSTGASGKYQFLQTTWDSVAPEQYKGQPASSAPESVQDKAAVKLYNTEGASQWVTA
- the tenA gene encoding thiaminase II, translated to MTFSQDLRTAAKPILENIYNDNFIQHMLAGDLSEEAARFYLRADASYLKEFANIYALLIPKVSTLEDVKFLVEQIQFIVDGEVEAHEIIANYIGEDYNDIVQEKVWPPSGDHYIKHMYYNAFSKENAAHTIAAMAPCPYVYQYIARKAIKDDALNRDCVLAQWFDFYSTEMEELVNVFDRLLDKLTAHISQQERDDIKESYLQSTVHEQNFFNMAYIQESWDFGGK
- the thiD gene encoding bifunctional hydroxymethylpyrimidine kinase/phosphomethylpyrimidine kinase, coding for MNKPKIALTIAGTDPSGGAGVMADLKSFHACGVYGMAAITSIVAQNTKGVQHIHNLDPQWLEEQLESVYDDELPHALKTGMIASKPMMELIQSYISKHPEIPYVIDPVMLAKSGDSLMDDEGKKNLKSILLPLATVATPNIPEAEEITGLTINNEADVYKAGHIFINEIGSKGVVIKGGHANDDKQNSTDYLFTKDEVYKFTEPRYDTPHTHGTGCTFSAVITAELAKGKSIHEAVQKAKKFIAMAIQYTPEIGKGRGPVNHFAYMKKEGLDDE
- the thiM gene encoding hydroxyethylthiazole kinase: MNNLETIRQQNPLVVCYTNDVVKNFTANGLLSLGASPAMSEAPEEAEDFFKVASALLINIGTLNKLQSEDMLKIAHIANNSGVPIVFDPVAVGASQFRKSFCHQFLSEVDVTVIKGNASEILSLIDEDATMKGTDSAENLDVIDIARRAQKKFNTTIAITGKEDIIAQEDKIVKLSNGSQLLTKITGAGCLLGGVIASFLNRSLTPSIDNVIEAVSIFNIAAEQAESETASIGPGSFLTRFVDKLYTIEHSEYMQLKQLEEV